Proteins encoded in a region of the Mycolicibacterium chitae genome:
- a CDS encoding non-ribosomal peptide synthetase, which yields MGVDTTRKLLSFSTIDDDEHDLIDEWGNRAVLTEPGPTPKSIPELFGSHVNRAPETVALVWGDRSWTYRELDESANRLAHLLVDHGARAGATVAMLIPRSAEAILSILAVLKTGAAYLPIDPAHPDSRIEFMLRDAEATAILTTTDLRARLDGTDVPVVEVDESVAQDRPRSSLPLPRPDDLAYLTYTSGTTGVPKAVAVTHHNVIQLVEGFHADLPEGPGQVWSQWHSLVFDVSVWEIWGALLHGGRLVVVPETVAGSPEELRNLLITEKVSVLCLTPSAAGMLSPEGLESATLVVAGEACPTELVDRWATGGRVMINAYGPTETAIYAAMSEPLTAGENVAPIGGPVPGAAAFVLDQWLRPAPEGVVGELYVAGHGVALGYARRSGLTASRFLACPFGGPGARMYRTGDLVRWGDDGQLEYLGRADEQVKIRGYRIELGEVQTALARLDGVDQAVVIAREDRPGDKRLVGYVTGTADPAAARTALAERLPAYMVPAAVVALDTFPLTVNGKLDRRALPKPEYRKQSGDYRAPTTPIEELLAGIYAQVLGVERVGIDDSFFDLGGDSILSMQVVARARAAGVQCRPRDLFVEQTVARLAQVAVVADGADGEVDEGTGPVVATPIIKWLNSVDGPVDQFNQTLVLQAPEGVTETDVHVVVQALLDRHATLRLHVDDSAGDWELSIPEPGTVSAPDCVVTVAALSDEAVAAARSRLDPAAGAMVSALWVPETRQLALMIHHLAVDGVSWRILLEDVNIAWAQHRGGQPVALPDGGTSFARWSALLADYATDPAVVASADTWREVTAAPAALPSPEPGVDTYATAGQLTVALDAATTRQLLGPVPTAFHAGVQDILLIAFGLAWSELLGTATPVGIDVEGHGRSEDLLGGNIDLSRTVGWFTSKYPVALTTGRLGWDQIRSGDATLGRAIKEVKEQLRALPDGLTYGLLRYLNPDVELGESNPDIGFNYLGRLGAGATDLAEELWRLDQDALAKTGAASAVPMPLMHTVDLNAGTLDTDDGPVLQAAWTWAQSAVEEEQIVTLSRLWFEALAGICAHVRNGGGGFTPSDLAPTRLTQDQIEVLQEQYVLADVLPLTPLQHGLLFHSTLPQATGLDLYVVQPDITITGIVDQHRLRDALHAVVNRHPNLAARFCVQFGEPVQVIPAEPMMAWRYLDLRGDDRNPDDEVQQLCAAERAAVCDLGERPTFRAALIRTAGNQHRFVLTFHHIVIDGWSLPILLQEIFAGYFGQRLPPVTPYRNFVSWLAEQDQDAARHAWQAVLQGFDTPTLVAPAAQAGSRGVESYRMSAEITRAIGELARSQRTTANTVLQAAWAQLLMSMTGQRDVAFGAAVSGRPAELAGADSIVGLLINTVPVRAHANPDTTVADLLSQLQLAHNDTLEHEHLALTEIHRITGQERLFDTVFAYDSYPVDASAFTGVRELAITDFTNREYNHYPLSVMALPGHELGLRVEFDTEAFDTATIDVLFERFQRVLTAMTEDPARRLSSLAVLDDAESTRLRQWSNREVLSAPGAASVSIPEVFAAQVERDPAGVALAFEDSELTYGELEDAATELANLLAVYGAGPGQSVALLMPRSAEAIVAILAVLKTGAAYLPIDPAVPAARLEFMLADAAPIAALTTTELRARLEDSDVAIIEIDDPPPAEMYPHTALVLPAPDDIAYLIYTSGSTGAPKGVAVTHRNVTQLMVSLDAGLPYPGVWPLCHSLAFDVSVWEIWGALLRGGRVVVVPEEVAGSPQDFHDVLVSQKVSVLTQTPSAVAMLPSDGLESVALAVVGEACPSSVVDRWAPGRLMINAYGPTETTMCVAISAPLSAGDSEVPIGAPVPGAALFVLDSWMTPVPAGVVGELYVAGEGVAVGYVGRSDLTASRFVACPFGTPGTRMYRTGDLVRWGEDGQLQYLGRADEQVKIRGYRIELGEIHAALAAVDGVDAAAVIAREDRPGDKRLVAYITGEADPVAVRSVLADRLPPYMVPAAVVVLASLPLTANNKLDVRALPAPEYAGSDREYRAPQSATEEVLAGIYAQVLGIERVGIDDSFFDLGGDSVSAMRVIAAINSGLDVNLGVHALFEAPTVSGLSRQLDRIEDAALAGSETQGPSFAGVHGVGATEVRASDLKLDKFIDDTTLWTAPTLPAPTGHVQTVLLTGATGFLGRYLLLEWLRKLRRSDDKVICLVRGTSDEDARRRLEAKFDTDPLLRRHFRELAAERLQVIAGDKGRPDLGLDQQTWRQLAENVDLIVDSAATVNGVLPYSELFGPNVVGTAELIRLALTAKLKAYSYVSTADVSQQIEPALFTEDADIRSISPVRAVNTGYANGYGNSKWAAEVLLREAHDLCGLPVRVFRSGMIMVDSTYAGQLNVADNVTRMVLSIVATGVAPESFFQFDEDGKRRRSHFDGLPVGFVAEAIATLGGWVRDGYETYHVMNSHDDGIGIDEYVDWLIDAGYPIERIRDFGEWLRQFEIRLQALPERQRQNSVLQLLLLVLSRNAGNLQAPEPTSGSYGPTDRFRAAVQAARIGLDNDIPHISSQTIVQYATDLELLGLLGGEEARVDSP from the coding sequence ATGGGCGTTGACACCACTCGGAAGTTGTTGTCGTTCTCCACGATCGACGACGATGAGCATGACCTGATCGATGAGTGGGGTAACCGGGCGGTTCTGACCGAGCCGGGACCGACGCCGAAGTCGATACCCGAACTGTTCGGCTCGCACGTGAACCGCGCACCGGAAACCGTGGCGCTGGTGTGGGGCGACCGGTCGTGGACGTATCGGGAGCTGGACGAGTCGGCCAATCGTCTGGCGCACCTGCTGGTGGACCACGGTGCCCGCGCGGGTGCGACGGTGGCCATGTTGATTCCGCGATCGGCGGAGGCCATCCTGTCGATCCTGGCGGTGCTCAAGACCGGGGCGGCCTACCTGCCGATCGACCCCGCCCATCCGGATTCCCGGATCGAGTTCATGTTGCGCGACGCCGAAGCGACGGCGATCTTGACGACGACGGACCTACGTGCCCGCCTGGACGGGACCGACGTGCCCGTGGTCGAGGTCGATGAGTCCGTCGCGCAGGACCGGCCCCGCAGTTCCTTGCCGCTGCCGCGGCCCGATGACCTGGCGTATCTGACGTACACCTCGGGGACCACCGGCGTGCCCAAAGCCGTTGCGGTGACCCATCACAACGTGATCCAGCTGGTGGAGGGCTTCCACGCGGACCTGCCGGAGGGACCCGGGCAGGTGTGGTCGCAGTGGCATTCGTTGGTGTTCGACGTGTCGGTGTGGGAGATCTGGGGTGCGCTGCTGCACGGCGGGCGGCTGGTGGTGGTGCCGGAGACGGTGGCCGGTTCGCCGGAGGAGCTGCGTAATCTGCTGATCACCGAGAAGGTCAGCGTGTTGTGTCTGACGCCGTCGGCGGCGGGCATGTTGTCGCCGGAGGGTTTGGAGTCGGCGACGTTGGTGGTGGCCGGGGAGGCCTGCCCGACGGAGTTGGTGGACCGGTGGGCCACCGGTGGCCGGGTGATGATCAACGCCTACGGCCCCACCGAGACGGCGATCTACGCCGCCATGAGCGAACCCCTCACCGCCGGTGAGAATGTCGCCCCCATCGGCGGCCCCGTGCCGGGTGCGGCGGCGTTCGTCCTCGATCAGTGGTTGCGCCCGGCCCCCGAGGGCGTGGTCGGTGAACTCTATGTGGCCGGCCACGGCGTCGCGCTCGGTTACGCGCGCCGGTCCGGCCTGACCGCGTCGCGGTTTCTGGCGTGCCCGTTCGGGGGGCCGGGGGCGCGCATGTATCGCACCGGTGACCTGGTGCGCTGGGGCGACGACGGTCAGCTCGAGTACCTGGGCCGCGCCGATGAGCAGGTCAAGATCCGTGGTTACCGCATCGAGTTGGGTGAGGTACAAACCGCGTTGGCCCGCCTCGATGGGGTCGATCAGGCGGTGGTGATCGCCCGCGAGGACCGCCCGGGCGACAAACGACTGGTCGGCTACGTCACCGGCACCGCGGATCCGGCCGCGGCCCGCACCGCACTGGCCGAACGCCTTCCGGCCTACATGGTGCCCGCCGCGGTGGTGGCCCTGGATACGTTCCCGCTGACGGTCAACGGCAAGCTGGATCGGCGCGCCCTGCCAAAGCCGGAATATCGCAAGCAATCTGGGGACTACCGGGCGCCGACTACGCCCATCGAGGAGCTGTTGGCCGGGATCTACGCCCAGGTGCTCGGTGTCGAGCGGGTTGGGATCGACGATTCGTTCTTCGATCTTGGTGGCGACAGTATCTTGTCGATGCAGGTGGTGGCGCGGGCCCGGGCCGCCGGTGTGCAATGCCGGCCGCGGGATCTGTTCGTCGAGCAGACCGTGGCCCGGCTGGCCCAGGTGGCGGTTGTGGCCGACGGCGCCGACGGTGAGGTCGATGAGGGGACCGGTCCGGTGGTGGCCACTCCGATCATCAAGTGGTTGAACAGTGTTGACGGACCGGTCGACCAGTTCAACCAGACCCTGGTGCTGCAGGCGCCCGAGGGGGTCACCGAGACCGATGTGCATGTCGTGGTGCAGGCGCTGCTGGATCGCCACGCCACCCTCCGGTTGCATGTCGACGACTCCGCCGGCGACTGGGAGTTGTCGATCCCTGAGCCGGGCACGGTGTCCGCCCCGGATTGTGTGGTCACCGTGGCGGCGCTGTCGGATGAGGCGGTGGCCGCGGCGCGGTCGCGGCTGGATCCGGCGGCCGGTGCGATGGTCAGCGCGCTGTGGGTGCCCGAGACCCGTCAGCTGGCGCTGATGATCCACCACCTGGCCGTCGACGGGGTGTCGTGGCGGATCCTGTTGGAAGACGTGAACATCGCCTGGGCCCAGCATCGGGGCGGGCAACCAGTGGCGTTGCCGGACGGGGGTACCTCGTTCGCGCGGTGGAGCGCATTGCTGGCCGACTACGCCACCGATCCCGCCGTCGTGGCGAGCGCCGATACCTGGCGTGAGGTGACGGCCGCACCGGCGGCGTTGCCGTCCCCGGAGCCGGGGGTGGACACTTACGCCACGGCGGGGCAGTTGACCGTCGCGCTGGACGCCGCGACCACCCGCCAGTTGCTGGGTCCGGTCCCGACGGCGTTCCACGCCGGCGTCCAGGACATCCTGCTCATCGCCTTCGGCCTGGCCTGGTCCGAATTGCTGGGCACCGCAACACCTGTCGGTATCGACGTCGAGGGTCATGGCCGTTCCGAGGATCTGCTCGGCGGCAACATCGATCTGTCGCGCACCGTGGGCTGGTTCACCAGCAAGTATCCGGTCGCGTTGACGACGGGCAGGCTCGGCTGGGATCAGATCCGCTCGGGAGACGCCACCCTGGGCCGCGCGATCAAGGAAGTCAAGGAGCAGCTTCGTGCGCTGCCCGACGGCCTGACCTACGGACTGCTGCGCTATCTGAACCCGGATGTCGAACTGGGCGAGTCGAATCCGGACATCGGTTTCAACTATCTCGGCCGTCTGGGCGCCGGGGCCACCGACCTGGCCGAGGAGCTGTGGCGCCTCGATCAGGACGCGTTGGCCAAGACCGGTGCGGCTTCGGCGGTGCCCATGCCGCTGATGCACACCGTGGACCTCAACGCCGGGACCCTCGACACCGACGACGGACCGGTACTGCAGGCGGCCTGGACCTGGGCGCAGTCCGCGGTCGAAGAAGAGCAGATCGTCACACTGAGCCGGCTGTGGTTCGAGGCGCTGGCCGGCATCTGCGCCCACGTGCGCAACGGCGGCGGCGGATTCACGCCCTCCGATCTGGCACCGACTCGACTGACCCAGGACCAGATCGAGGTCCTCCAGGAGCAGTACGTGCTCGCCGACGTTCTGCCGTTGACGCCGCTGCAGCACGGATTGCTCTTCCACTCGACCCTGCCGCAAGCCACCGGACTGGACCTGTACGTGGTGCAGCCCGACATCACCATCACCGGCATCGTCGATCAGCACCGGCTTCGGGACGCCCTGCACGCCGTCGTCAACCGGCACCCGAACCTGGCGGCGCGATTCTGCGTGCAGTTCGGCGAACCCGTCCAGGTGATCCCGGCCGAGCCGATGATGGCGTGGCGCTACCTCGATCTTCGGGGCGACGACCGCAATCCCGACGACGAGGTGCAGCAGTTGTGCGCCGCCGAACGCGCCGCGGTCTGCGACCTCGGCGAGCGCCCCACCTTCCGCGCCGCGTTGATCCGGACCGCGGGCAATCAGCACCGCTTCGTGCTGACCTTCCATCACATCGTGATCGACGGATGGTCGCTGCCGATCCTGCTGCAGGAGATCTTCGCCGGCTACTTCGGGCAACGGCTGCCCCCGGTGACGCCGTACCGCAACTTCGTGTCCTGGCTGGCCGAGCAGGATCAAGACGCCGCCAGGCACGCGTGGCAGGCGGTACTGCAGGGCTTCGACACCCCAACGCTGGTGGCGCCGGCGGCCCAGGCGGGATCACGCGGAGTCGAGTCCTACCGGATGTCCGCCGAGATCACCCGCGCCATCGGGGAACTGGCCCGCTCACAGCGCACCACTGCGAACACCGTGCTGCAGGCCGCGTGGGCGCAGCTGCTGATGAGCATGACCGGCCAGCGCGACGTCGCCTTCGGTGCCGCGGTGTCCGGGCGGCCCGCGGAACTCGCCGGGGCCGATTCGATCGTCGGACTACTGATCAACACCGTGCCCGTGCGGGCGCATGCCAACCCGGACACCACGGTGGCCGACCTGCTCAGCCAGCTGCAACTCGCGCACAACGACACCCTCGAACACGAACACCTGGCCCTGACCGAAATACATCGGATCACCGGGCAGGAGCGCCTGTTCGACACGGTCTTCGCCTACGACAGCTACCCGGTGGATGCCAGCGCGTTCACCGGGGTCCGAGAACTGGCGATCACCGACTTCACCAACCGCGAGTACAACCACTACCCGCTGTCGGTGATGGCCCTGCCCGGCCACGAACTGGGCCTGCGCGTCGAGTTCGACACCGAGGCCTTCGACACCGCCACCATCGATGTCCTCTTCGAGCGGTTCCAGCGCGTGCTCACCGCGATGACCGAGGATCCCGCCCGCCGGCTGTCGTCGTTGGCCGTGCTCGATGACGCGGAAAGCACCCGACTTCGCCAGTGGAGTAATCGCGAGGTCTTGAGTGCGCCTGGGGCCGCGTCGGTGTCGATCCCGGAAGTCTTTGCGGCGCAGGTGGAGCGCGACCCCGCCGGGGTGGCACTGGCTTTCGAGGACAGCGAACTGACCTACGGGGAACTCGAGGACGCCGCCACCGAGTTGGCCAACCTGCTGGCCGTGTACGGCGCGGGGCCCGGACAGTCGGTGGCGCTGCTGATGCCGCGCTCCGCCGAGGCCATCGTCGCGATCCTCGCGGTGCTCAAGACCGGTGCGGCCTATCTGCCCATCGATCCGGCCGTACCGGCCGCCCGGCTGGAGTTCATGCTCGCCGACGCCGCCCCGATCGCTGCCCTCACCACGACCGAACTTCGGGCGCGCCTCGAGGATTCGGATGTCGCGATCATCGAGATCGACGATCCACCACCGGCGGAGATGTATCCGCACACCGCGTTGGTGCTGCCGGCGCCCGACGACATCGCCTACCTCATCTACACCTCGGGCAGCACCGGCGCGCCTAAGGGTGTGGCGGTGACGCATCGGAATGTGACGCAGTTGATGGTGTCGTTGGATGCGGGGTTGCCGTATCCGGGGGTGTGGCCGCTGTGTCATTCGCTGGCGTTCGACGTGTCGGTGTGGGAGATCTGGGGTGCGCTGCTGCGCGGCGGGCGTGTGGTGGTGGTGCCCGAGGAGGTGGCGGGTTCGCCGCAGGACTTCCACGACGTGTTGGTTTCTCAGAAGGTCAGTGTGTTGACGCAAACGCCGTCGGCGGTGGCGATGTTGCCGTCCGACGGTCTGGAGTCGGTGGCGTTGGCGGTGGTGGGGGAGGCGTGTCCGTCGTCGGTCGTGGATCGGTGGGCGCCCGGGCGGTTGATGATCAACGCCTATGGCCCGACCGAGACGACGATGTGCGTGGCGATCAGCGCGCCGTTGTCGGCGGGCGATTCGGAGGTGCCGATCGGTGCTCCGGTGCCCGGCGCGGCGTTGTTCGTGTTGGATTCGTGGATGACGCCGGTGCCCGCCGGTGTGGTGGGCGAGTTGTATGTCGCCGGTGAGGGTGTGGCGGTCGGGTATGTGGGTCGTTCGGACCTGACGGCGTCGCGGTTCGTGGCGTGCCCGTTCGGGACGCCGGGAACACGCATGTATCGGACGGGCGATCTGGTCCGGTGGGGCGAGGACGGGCAGCTGCAGTACCTCGGGCGCGCCGACGAACAGGTCAAGATCCGCGGCTACCGCATCGAACTCGGCGAGATCCACGCGGCGTTGGCCGCGGTCGACGGTGTTGACGCGGCGGCGGTGATCGCGCGGGAGGACCGTCCCGGGGATAAGCGTCTGGTGGCTTATATCACTGGTGAGGCGGACCCGGTGGCGGTCCGGTCGGTGTTGGCGGATCGGTTGCCGCCGTACATGGTTCCGGCGGCGGTGGTGGTGCTCGCGTCGTTGCCGCTGACGGCGAACAACAAGCTGGACGTGCGGGCGTTGCCGGCACCGGAATATGCCGGCAGTGATCGGGAGTACCGGGCTCCGCAGAGCGCGACCGAGGAGGTCCTGGCCGGCATCTACGCCCAGGTCCTGGGCATCGAACGCGTCGGGATCGACGACTCCTTCTTCGACCTCGGCGGCGACTCCGTGTCCGCCATGCGGGTGATCGCCGCCATCAACTCCGGCCTCGATGTGAACCTCGGCGTGCATGCCCTGTTCGAGGCGCCGACGGTCAGTGGATTGAGCCGGCAACTCGACCGCATCGAAGATGCCGCGCTCGCCGGATCGGAGACCCAGGGGCCCAGCTTCGCGGGCGTCCACGGCGTCGGCGCCACCGAGGTCCGGGCCAGCGATCTCAAACTCGACAAATTCATCGACGACACCACGTTGTGGACCGCGCCGACCCTGCCGGCACCGACCGGCCATGTCCAGACGGTGTTGCTCACCGGGGCAACGGGATTCCTGGGCCGCTACCTGCTCCTGGAGTGGCTGCGGAAGCTGCGCCGCTCCGACGACAAGGTCATCTGCCTGGTGCGGGGCACGTCCGATGAGGACGCGCGCCGACGACTCGAGGCGAAGTTCGACACAGACCCGTTGCTGCGCCGCCATTTCCGGGAATTGGCGGCCGAACGCTTGCAGGTCATCGCGGGCGACAAGGGCCGGCCTGACCTCGGGTTGGACCAACAGACCTGGCGTCAGCTGGCCGAGAACGTCGATCTGATCGTCGATTCAGCAGCCACCGTCAACGGTGTGCTGCCGTACAGCGAGTTGTTCGGTCCCAACGTCGTCGGCACCGCCGAACTGATCCGACTGGCCCTGACCGCCAAGCTCAAGGCCTACTCCTACGTGTCGACCGCCGACGTCAGCCAGCAGATCGAGCCGGCGCTGTTCACCGAGGACGCCGATATCCGGAGCATCAGCCCGGTGCGCGCCGTGAACACCGGCTACGCCAACGGTTACGGCAACAGCAAATGGGCCGCCGAGGTCTTGCTCCGCGAGGCCCACGATCTGTGCGGGCTGCCGGTACGGGTGTTCCGCTCCGGAATGATCATGGTCGACTCGACCTACGCGGGACAGCTCAACGTCGCCGACAACGTCACCCGGATGGTGCTCAGCATCGTCGCCACCGGTGTCGCGCCGGAGTCCTTCTTCCAGTTCGACGAGGACGGCAAGCGGCGACGATCTCACTTCGACGGGCTTCCGGTCGGATTCGTGGCGGAGGCCATCGCCACCCTGGGCGGCTGGGTGCGTGACGGCTACGAGACCTACCACGTGATGAACTCCCACGACGACGGTATCGGCATCGATGAGTACGTCGATTGGCTGATCGACGCCGGATACCCCATCGAGCGGATTCGGGACTTCGGAGAGTGGTTGCGGCAGTTCGAGATCCGGCTGCAGGCCTTACCCGAACGGCAACGCCAGAATTCGGTGTTGCAGCTGCTGCTCCTTGTGTTGTCGCGTAACGCAGGTAACCTGCAGGCACCGGAGCCGACAAGCGGGTCTTACGGGCCCACCGACCGGTTCCGGGCGGCTGTCCAGGCCGCGAGAATAGGCCTGGACAACGATATTCCACACATCTCCTCGCAGACCATCGTCCAGTACGCCACCGACCTCGAACTGCTCGGCCTGCTCGGAGGCGAGGAGGCTCGAGTCGATTCACCTTGA